In the genome of Salana multivorans, the window CGCCGGTGGCGACGACCGTGACGACGGGCTTGTCCGGTGCGGCGACGGCAGCGGGAGAGGCGAGCGCGAGCGTGCCGACGACCGCGAGGGTCACGGCACCCGCTGCGGCGATCGGGCGCGCTGAGCCGCGTCGGCGCGCCGAGTCCGATGGGCGGGCAGGGGTCGATGAGGTCATTCCGGGTCCTCCGGTCGTGAGGTCAGGGGGGACACGGTGGCCAGCCGTGTCCTCGCAGCCTGCTGACCCGCCGTTGCCCCGGCGTTTCGCGGCGGTGTCGGTCGAACGACCGTCGCGTCACGACCTCGCGTCGCGCCTCACGCCGACCTGCTCGAACGAGCGTCGGCCGACCGTCACGACCGGAGCGCCGCCTCGTAGACCTCGCGCCGGGTCGACCCGGTCCGCTCGGCGACGACCGCCGCCGCGTCCTTGAGCCGCATCCCCGACGCCGCCAGCTCGCGGGCCTGGGCGCCGACGTCGGCCGACGTCCCGGCCCGCTCGGCGATCTCCGCGGCCGCGGCACCCGCGACGACCACGGTGATCTCACCGCGCACCCCCGCCTCTGCCCACGCGGTCAGCTCCGCGAGCGACCCGCGTCGCACCTCCTCGTACCGCTTGGTCAGCTCGCGGCACACGGCGGCGGCGCGCGCGGCGCCGAACGTCTCGGCCATCGCGGCGAGGTCCGCGGCGAGCCGGTGCGGGCTCGCGAAGAACACCATCGTCCGACGCTCGGCGGCGAGCTCGGCGAGCGCGCGGTCCCGCTCCCCCGCCCGCCGCGGGAGGAACCCCTCGAAGCAGAACCGGTCGCTCGGCAGCCCCGAGACCGCGAGCGCCGTCACCACCGCCGACGGCCCCGGCAGCGCCGTCACCCGGACGCCGGCCTCGGCCGCGGCGGCCGCCACCCGGAAGCCGGGGTCGGACACCGACGGCATGCCGGCGTCGGTCACGACCGCGACCGTCTCCCCCGCCGCCGCTCTCGCCACGAGCTCGGCCGCCCGCTCCCGCTCGTTGTGCTCGTGGTAGCTGACGAGGGTGCCGCGGGCCACGACGTCCAGCCGGCGCAGCAGCTCGACCAGCGTCCGGGTGTCCTCGGCCGCCACGACGTCGGCGTCCGTCAGCAGGTCGCGCAGGTTCGGCGAGGCGTCGCGCGCGCTCCCGATCGGCGTCCCGGCCAGCACGACCATGCCGCGCCGCCGCCACGCGGTCCTCGCCCCGCCGGTCCCGCCGTCGTCGCCGGCCACCTCGCTGGCACCGTGCTCGTCGTCCCTCGGCGTCTCCATCCCGCCATTCTCCCCGGGCGCCCGCCTAGACTCGCACCCGTGAGCCTGCCCCCGTCCACGCCGCCGTCGTCGATCGTCGAGGAGGACGCCGAGCCGGCGGACACCCGCGTCGTCGACGACCCGACGGCGACGGACCCGACGGAGACCGAGGCCCGGCGGCCAAGGGCGGAGCACCTCGCCGAGCTGCTGCCGCGGCTCGTCGCCCCCCTGGAGACGAACCGCCTGTGGGGGTGGCTGAGCGCGCTGGCGGTGACGGCGCTCGCCGCCGTGCTGCGGCTGGTCCGGCTCGACATCCCGGCGCGGCTCGTGTTCGACGAGACGTACTACGTCAAGCAGGCGTACTCGCTGCTCGTGCTCGGGTACGAGGGGCGGTGGGCCGACGAGGTCGACGAG includes:
- the rsmI gene encoding 16S rRNA (cytidine(1402)-2'-O)-methyltransferase; its protein translation is METPRDDEHGASEVAGDDGGTGGARTAWRRRGMVVLAGTPIGSARDASPNLRDLLTDADVVAAEDTRTLVELLRRLDVVARGTLVSYHEHNERERAAELVARAAAGETVAVVTDAGMPSVSDPGFRVAAAAAEAGVRVTALPGPSAVVTALAVSGLPSDRFCFEGFLPRRAGERDRALAELAAERRTMVFFASPHRLAADLAAMAETFGAARAAAVCRELTKRYEEVRRGSLAELTAWAEAGVRGEITVVVAGAAAAEIAERAGTSADVGAQARELAASGMRLKDAAAVVAERTGSTRREVYEAALRS